Proteins found in one Pseudomonas mosselii genomic segment:
- a CDS encoding DUF6021 family protein, with protein sequence MNKSDDQQQKGPHSSDHATTDQDLGFDPDSPDLDDPQVDPQGPAKAPRDVEKKP encoded by the coding sequence CAGCAGCAGAAAGGCCCCCATTCCTCCGATCATGCAACGACTGATCAGGACCTGGGATTCGATCCGGACTCTCCAGACCTGGACGACCCTCAAGTGGACCCCCAAGGCCCAGCGAAAGCGCCCAGGGATGTGGAAAAGAAACCGTGA
- the xth gene encoding exodeoxyribonuclease III — protein sequence MRALKIATFNINGIRSRLPALLAWLEREQPDIACLQELKAADQQFPRQAIEAAGYGCLYQGQPSWNGVAILARDSEPLEVRRGLPGMQDDQQSRYLEAAAHGVLVGCLYLPNGNPQPGPKFDYKLRWFECLIKHAHTLHVSSHPAVLAGDFNVVPTDLDIYNPRSWLKDALLQPESRALFQELLAQGWVDAVRHLYPEQRIYTFWDYFRNHWARNAGLRIDHLLLNSGLSPYLKRAGVDAWVRNEAKASDHAPVWIQLGGRRQQR from the coding sequence ATGAGAGCGCTGAAGATCGCCACCTTCAATATCAATGGCATCCGCAGCCGCCTGCCCGCGCTGTTGGCCTGGCTGGAGCGGGAGCAGCCGGACATTGCCTGCTTGCAGGAACTAAAGGCGGCCGACCAGCAGTTTCCTCGCCAGGCCATCGAAGCGGCAGGTTATGGCTGCCTTTACCAGGGGCAACCCTCCTGGAACGGTGTGGCGATCCTGGCGCGCGATAGCGAGCCGCTGGAGGTACGTCGCGGGCTGCCCGGCATGCAGGACGATCAGCAGAGCCGCTATCTCGAAGCTGCGGCGCACGGTGTACTGGTGGGCTGCCTTTACCTGCCCAACGGCAACCCGCAACCCGGCCCGAAGTTCGATTACAAACTGCGCTGGTTCGAGTGCTTGATCAAGCATGCCCACACACTGCATGTCAGCAGCCATCCTGCGGTATTAGCGGGGGACTTCAACGTTGTGCCCACCGATCTGGACATCTATAACCCGCGCTCATGGCTCAAGGACGCGCTGCTGCAACCTGAATCGCGGGCGTTATTCCAAGAATTGTTGGCCCAGGGCTGGGTCGATGCTGTTCGTCACCTTTATCCCGAGCAGCGCATTTACACGTTCTGGGACTATTTTCGCAATCACTGGGCGCGTAATGCCGGGCTTCGTATCGATCACCTGCTGCTCAACTCGGGTCTGAGCCCTTATTTGAAGCGGGCGGGCGTGGATGCCTGGGTGCGCAACGAAGCCAAGGCCAGTGATCATGCGCCGGTCTGGATCCAGTTGGGCGGGCGCCGCCAGCAACGCTAG
- a CDS encoding hemerythrin domain-containing protein — translation MNAIDLLIQDHKLVKKLLEELSTTTERAVKKRAELLHRIEQELRIHTTLEEEILYPAIKQAGGKEEAKMYYEAKEEHRTVDSLVLPDLLHTETGTVEFAGRVKVMKELLEHHIEEEEGELFPTAKKLLSKDTLEELGQTMEMQKKMLKGEQRAA, via the coding sequence ATGAACGCTATCGACTTACTGATTCAAGACCACAAGCTGGTGAAAAAACTTCTCGAAGAACTGTCGACCACCACCGAGCGCGCAGTGAAGAAACGGGCCGAGTTACTTCACAGGATCGAGCAGGAGTTGCGGATCCACACCACGCTCGAGGAAGAAATACTCTACCCGGCCATCAAGCAAGCGGGTGGCAAGGAAGAAGCGAAGATGTACTACGAGGCCAAGGAAGAACACCGGACTGTCGACTCCCTCGTCCTACCCGACCTCCTGCATACCGAAACCGGCACCGTCGAATTCGCCGGGCGGGTCAAGGTCATGAAAGAGTTGTTGGAGCATCACATCGAGGAAGAGGAAGGCGAACTCTTCCCCACCGCGAAGAAGCTGCTCAGCAAGGACACCCTCGAGGAGCTGGGGCAAACCATGGAAATGCAGAAAAAGATGCTCAAGGGCGAGCAGCGAGCAGCTTAG
- a CDS encoding DUF421 domain-containing protein, giving the protein MDSILRAAGMYVPLMLLFRVAGRRSLADLTTFDFVLLLIIGEATQQALLGEDFSFTNAMLVIATLIVLDVGLSLAKLNSKPLARFLDGHATLVVENGRFLHHRMRRVRLTEDDILESARDSQGIENIEQVKFAIVERNGKISIIPAK; this is encoded by the coding sequence ATGGATTCGATCCTCCGCGCAGCCGGAATGTACGTCCCCCTCATGCTGCTGTTTCGCGTAGCCGGGCGGCGCTCGCTGGCCGACCTGACGACCTTTGACTTCGTCTTGCTGCTGATCATCGGGGAGGCCACCCAGCAGGCGCTTCTGGGCGAGGACTTTTCGTTCACCAATGCCATGCTGGTGATTGCCACGCTGATCGTCCTGGACGTCGGTCTTTCGCTCGCGAAGCTCAACTCCAAGCCCTTGGCCAGGTTTCTGGATGGGCACGCTACCCTGGTTGTCGAGAATGGGCGCTTTCTGCATCACCGCATGCGCCGGGTACGCCTCACGGAGGACGATATCCTCGAGTCAGCGCGGGACAGCCAAGGCATCGAGAACATTGAGCAGGTCAAGTTCGCCATCGTCGAACGCAATGGAAAGATTTCGATCATTCCTGCCAAGTGA
- a CDS encoding CinA family protein gives MANDPVLAALGYLKNNKLILTTAESCTAGCMVALLAAVPGTAEVLESGYVVYSPSAKKRLLGVSAETIERYGLTSEAVAWEMALGALRDSDANVVIATTGVAGPAPESGIPPGTMCFAWAFAGDPIAVFTRTRRFFGERSEVMREGALFGLTQVSHYHQRWLHGERA, from the coding sequence ATGGCAAACGACCCTGTACTGGCCGCCCTCGGCTATCTCAAGAACAACAAACTGATTTTGACCACAGCAGAATCGTGCACTGCGGGCTGCATGGTGGCTTTGCTGGCGGCGGTACCGGGTACCGCAGAGGTGCTGGAAAGCGGCTACGTCGTCTACTCACCCAGCGCCAAGAAACGCCTGCTGGGCGTCAGCGCCGAAACCATCGAACGATACGGCTTGACCAGCGAAGCAGTGGCCTGGGAAATGGCCTTGGGCGCCTTGCGAGACAGCGATGCCAATGTGGTTATAGCCACCACCGGGGTAGCCGGCCCGGCGCCCGAATCCGGAATACCGCCGGGGACGATGTGCTTTGCGTGGGCTTTCGCCGGCGATCCAATTGCCGTTTTCACGCGCACTCGACGGTTCTTCGGCGAGCGATCTGAAGTCATGCGCGAAGGCGCCCTGTTCGGTCTGACCCAGGTTTCCCACTATCACCAGCGCTGGTTACACGGTGAGCGCGCTTGA
- a CDS encoding SDR family oxidoreductase translates to MRDFPTPPFPSQPQNVPGSQRKMEPYPDCGEQSYTGHNRLEGKIALITGADSGIGRAVAIAYAREGADVAIAYLNEHEDAQETARWVEAAGRQCLLLPGDLAQKQHCYDIVEKTVRQFGRIDILVNNAAFQMSHETLEEIDDDEWVKTFDTNITAIFRICQAALPSMPKGSSIINTSSVNSDDPSPSLLAYATTKGAIANFTAGLAQLLGKKGIRVNSVAPGPIWTPLIPATMPDEAVKNFGSSYPMGRPGQPVEVAPIYVLLGSDQASYISGSRYAVTGGKPIL, encoded by the coding sequence ATGCGAGACTTCCCTACCCCGCCCTTCCCTTCACAGCCTCAAAATGTCCCCGGCTCACAGCGCAAAATGGAACCCTACCCGGATTGTGGTGAGCAGTCGTATACCGGTCACAATCGACTCGAAGGCAAGATCGCGCTCATCACCGGAGCAGACAGCGGCATCGGGCGGGCAGTAGCGATCGCCTATGCCCGTGAAGGTGCAGACGTCGCCATCGCTTACCTGAATGAGCATGAAGATGCGCAAGAAACCGCGCGCTGGGTCGAGGCCGCGGGCCGTCAATGCCTGCTGTTACCCGGAGACTTGGCGCAGAAACAGCACTGCTACGACATCGTCGAAAAGACCGTCCGCCAGTTCGGGCGTATCGACATCCTGGTCAACAACGCGGCGTTCCAGATGTCCCATGAGACCCTGGAGGAAATCGACGATGATGAATGGGTGAAAACGTTCGATACCAATATCACCGCCATCTTCCGTATTTGCCAGGCGGCACTACCCTCCATGCCCAAGGGCAGTTCGATCATCAATACGAGCTCGGTCAACTCCGACGATCCATCCCCCAGCCTGCTGGCCTATGCCACGACCAAGGGGGCCATTGCCAATTTCACTGCTGGCTTGGCTCAGTTGCTGGGCAAGAAAGGCATCAGGGTCAACAGTGTCGCGCCAGGCCCTATCTGGACGCCTTTGATTCCGGCAACCATGCCGGACGAGGCCGTCAAGAACTTTGGTTCCAGCTACCCGATGGGGCGGCCGGGGCAGCCGGTCGAGGTCGCGCCGATCTACGTGCTGCTGGGCTCCGACCAGGCCAGTTACATCAGTGGCTCACGTTACGCGGTGACTGGCGGCAAACCGATACTTTAG
- a CDS encoding DUF6555 family protein, producing the protein MNQGADLVPALQLYVIEYDLHGDHRTFIIRLEKMDNAVAWHWASCDAGVGIIPRFSQQKIKLVSRPMAERYGIAKVKWRLAGDGPEFVAPPIDVKKFSGVAGGS; encoded by the coding sequence ATGAACCAGGGAGCGGATCTTGTGCCAGCACTTCAATTGTACGTAATCGAGTATGACCTTCACGGTGACCATCGGACGTTCATCATCCGCCTGGAGAAAATGGACAACGCCGTGGCTTGGCACTGGGCCAGTTGCGATGCCGGCGTTGGCATCATCCCAAGATTCAGTCAGCAGAAAATCAAGTTGGTCAGTCGACCGATGGCCGAGCGCTACGGCATCGCCAAGGTGAAGTGGCGGCTCGCTGGCGATGGCCCTGAATTCGTGGCGCCACCTATCGACGTCAAAAAGTTTTCGGGCGTTGCTGGAGGTAGTTGA